In Desulforhopalus sp., the following proteins share a genomic window:
- the recB gene encoding exodeoxyribonuclease V subunit beta: MAAEFEIFDVGKCHLTKGITLVEASAGTGKTYAIAMLVLRVVVEQAVPIDRILIVTFTKAATEELRLRIRTRLVEARNAFAGNGAGADPTLASWAESIGDKDAALNRLQLALADIDLAGIFTIHGFCQRMLVEQALESGQLFDVELLTDIDGVRMQIAEDFWRSRVYQLPPLACGLLTKAFPGPEHLLASVGLARREDCRIEPVCGPLEGVLARLDGCMARLYTWWQGSCDLLLLFYQKAIAGGLFKKDFTEDFDRWWLDLDDFFTGKIATLPEKIGLLTRQELAGQLDGNKVRGEAKKRACLADWPLPEADVADLLAAAADLLRTLRVELAEKLRAEVTRRLEKQGNMGFDDLIARLYRALQGESGQALQSQIGSRYAVALIDEFQDTDGAQWHIFSSIFGRGGHALYLIGDPKQAIYKFRGADIHSYFLARSSAKRLLTLEKNYRSHPFLIGEVNRLFTSRPQAFYFSPEVLDYRPVVAAKKPSDIDLLQDGRSLAGMVYCLLAEDEKTVGGRHASTRAGERLLRFTVAEICSLLDPTRPSLVRTDQDLPLAPRDIAILVRSHRQAEAYQRALAEVGIPAVVNSRQSVFHTDECRDLILLLQAIAAPGDTAKLGAALTLTWFGLSGNDLYQLFGDEARCNLYHGRFLDYHQCWREQGLLAMMNRLLTVEGVLVTLAGDRFAERAIANINQLLELVQEEESAENLGMGQVCQWLLVMHGNDRNTENTELLLESDEEAVRIVTMHGAKGLEYPVVFCPYLWYRSNRLGGEKHQVTGHDENSHLVVDLGSEKFQVRLKAAMDEQMAEDLRLLYVALTRAKIRCYTMWADVKGHSTVADSFQSALGYLLFPDGVLPYHEQEARLQALAELGTAQMMIVTGDEIPVARAARANLPELRPLYSSGRSLYTDWQMSSYSAMAMLSEYGESGENISSISGRIVPVPGLPAGASFGNVVHELLDGLSFAAIARMDRENDQLVRQKCRRYGITADPAEVVRLLQQVVMTPLLKGAGPENFRLAGVDTGRCLKEMAFYFHLGLLETKRINAILEGEPTFVPLGQRVMRGYLTGFIDLFFESGGKFYVLDYKTNFLGDSLADYGAEKLVSAMQSHNYGLQYWLYTLVLHRHLQQHLPGYSYQDHFGGALYLFVRGMTPDIAGSGVYASLPSFEKVMALDQAMGGGDNE, encoded by the coding sequence ATGGCCGCTGAGTTTGAGATCTTTGATGTCGGCAAGTGTCATCTAACCAAGGGTATCACTCTGGTTGAGGCGAGCGCCGGCACCGGCAAGACCTACGCCATCGCTATGCTGGTGTTACGCGTCGTGGTTGAGCAAGCGGTGCCGATCGACAGGATTCTCATTGTAACCTTCACCAAGGCCGCCACCGAGGAGCTGCGGCTGCGCATCCGGACGCGGCTGGTTGAGGCCCGCAATGCCTTTGCCGGCAATGGTGCGGGGGCCGACCCGACCCTGGCATCCTGGGCCGAGTCAATAGGCGACAAAGATGCTGCCCTAAACCGGCTGCAGCTGGCCCTGGCGGATATCGACCTGGCCGGGATCTTCACCATTCATGGCTTTTGCCAGCGCATGCTTGTCGAGCAAGCCCTGGAGAGCGGCCAGCTCTTCGATGTCGAACTGCTCACCGACATCGACGGTGTGCGAATGCAGATTGCCGAAGACTTCTGGCGCAGCCGGGTCTATCAACTGCCGCCGCTGGCCTGCGGACTTTTAACGAAGGCCTTCCCCGGGCCGGAACACCTGCTGGCAAGTGTCGGCCTGGCAAGAAGAGAAGACTGCCGGATCGAACCGGTCTGTGGCCCCTTGGAAGGAGTCCTTGCACGGTTGGATGGGTGCATGGCACGACTTTACACCTGGTGGCAGGGCAGTTGCGACCTGCTTCTGCTGTTCTATCAAAAGGCCATTGCCGGTGGCCTTTTCAAAAAGGATTTCACCGAAGATTTTGACCGGTGGTGGCTTGATCTGGATGATTTTTTTACCGGGAAAATCGCTACGCTGCCGGAGAAGATTGGTCTTCTTACACGGCAGGAACTCGCCGGACAACTGGATGGCAACAAGGTCCGCGGCGAGGCCAAAAAACGTGCCTGCCTCGCCGACTGGCCACTGCCCGAAGCGGATGTCGCGGACTTGCTGGCAGCAGCTGCGGACTTGCTGCGTACCCTGCGGGTCGAGCTTGCCGAAAAGCTTCGGGCCGAGGTGACCCGCCGCCTCGAAAAACAGGGAAATATGGGCTTTGATGACCTTATCGCCCGGTTGTACCGGGCACTGCAGGGAGAATCAGGCCAGGCGCTGCAGAGCCAGATAGGGAGCCGGTATGCGGTCGCCCTGATTGACGAATTTCAGGATACCGACGGGGCGCAGTGGCATATCTTTTCCAGCATCTTCGGCAGGGGCGGCCATGCCCTGTATCTGATCGGCGATCCGAAACAGGCGATTTATAAATTCCGTGGGGCCGATATCCACTCCTATTTCCTGGCAAGGAGTTCGGCCAAACGGCTTTTGACCCTAGAAAAGAATTACCGTTCCCATCCCTTCCTGATTGGCGAGGTTAACCGACTGTTCACCTCTCGGCCACAGGCCTTTTATTTCTCCCCAGAGGTCCTTGATTATCGCCCGGTGGTTGCCGCCAAAAAGCCTAGCGATATTGATCTGTTGCAGGATGGAAGGTCGCTTGCCGGCATGGTCTATTGCCTTCTTGCCGAGGATGAAAAGACGGTCGGCGGCAGACATGCAAGCACCAGGGCGGGTGAGCGGTTGCTGCGTTTTACAGTTGCTGAAATCTGCAGCCTTCTTGATCCTACCAGGCCAAGCCTTGTCCGAACCGATCAAGACTTGCCCCTTGCCCCACGAGATATCGCCATCCTGGTGCGCAGCCACCGACAGGCCGAGGCGTATCAGCGGGCATTGGCCGAGGTGGGCATCCCGGCGGTGGTCAACAGCCGCCAATCGGTGTTTCACACCGATGAATGCCGGGATCTGATTCTTCTCCTCCAGGCCATTGCCGCCCCGGGTGACACGGCAAAGCTGGGGGCGGCCTTGACCCTCACCTGGTTTGGCCTTAGCGGCAATGACCTGTATCAGCTCTTTGGCGATGAGGCACGGTGCAACCTCTACCACGGCCGCTTTCTCGATTATCACCAGTGCTGGCGGGAGCAGGGGCTGCTGGCGATGATGAACCGCCTGCTGACCGTCGAAGGGGTGCTGGTCACCCTGGCCGGCGACCGGTTTGCTGAGAGGGCCATCGCCAATATCAATCAACTCCTCGAACTGGTTCAGGAAGAGGAGAGCGCCGAAAATCTCGGCATGGGGCAGGTTTGCCAGTGGCTGCTGGTGATGCACGGAAATGATCGCAATACCGAGAACACCGAACTGCTCCTTGAAAGCGATGAAGAGGCGGTACGGATCGTCACCATGCACGGCGCTAAGGGTCTTGAGTACCCAGTGGTGTTCTGCCCCTATTTGTGGTACCGCAGCAACCGGCTCGGCGGGGAAAAGCATCAAGTGACCGGCCATGACGAAAATAGCCATCTAGTGGTTGATCTGGGCTCGGAAAAGTTCCAGGTTCGACTGAAGGCAGCGATGGACGAACAGATGGCCGAGGACCTGCGTTTACTCTACGTTGCCCTTACCCGGGCAAAAATTCGCTGCTACACCATGTGGGCGGACGTGAAAGGGCACAGTACCGTTGCCGATTCTTTCCAGTCGGCCCTCGGCTATCTGCTTTTTCCGGACGGCGTTCTGCCCTACCATGAGCAGGAAGCCCGGCTGCAGGCACTGGCGGAACTGGGTACGGCCCAGATGATGATTGTTACCGGCGACGAGATACCTGTGGCCAGAGCCGCCAGGGCGAACCTTCCCGAACTACGCCCCCTCTACTCTTCCGGCCGGTCTTTATATACCGATTGGCAGATGTCCAGCTACTCGGCCATGGCCATGCTCAGTGAATACGGCGAGTCAGGGGAGAATATTTCCAGCATCTCCGGCCGCATTGTGCCGGTGCCCGGTCTGCCGGCCGGGGCCAGCTTTGGTAATGTTGTCCATGAACTGCTCGATGGTCTGAGTTTTGCCGCCATTGCCCGGATGGACCGAGAAAATGACCAGCTGGTGCGGCAGAAATGTCGCCGCTATGGGATAACCGCCGATCCCGCCGAAGTGGTAAGGCTTCTCCAGCAAGTGGTGATGACGCCGCTTCTGAAAGGGGCTGGGCCTGAGAATTTCCGTCTTGCCGGAGTCGATACCGGAAGGTGCCTCAAAGAAATGGCCTTTTATTTCCACCTTGGCCTTCTGGAAACCAAGAGAATCAACGCTATTCTCGAAGGCGAGCCGACTTTCGTGCCGCTTGGTCAGCGGGTCATGCGTGGCTATCTCACCGGCTTTATCGACCTGTTTTTTGAGTCCGGTGGCAAGTTTTACGTTCTTGATTATAAAACCAATTTCCTTGGTGACAGCCTGGCCGATTACGGGGCGGAGAAGCTGGTTTCAGCCATGCAATCTCACAATTACGGCCTTCAATACTGGCTGTACACCCTGGTGCTGCACCGCCATCTCCAGCAGCACCTGCCGGGCTACAGCTATCAGGACCATTTTGGCGGCGCTCTCTATCTCTTCGTCCGCGGCATGACCCCGGACATTGCCGGCAGTGGGGTCTATGCCAGCCTTCCTTCCTTTGAGAAAGTCATGGCGCTTGACCAGGCGATGGGGGGGGGTGATAATGAGTGA
- the recD gene encoding exodeoxyribonuclease V subunit alpha, whose product MSDRMFSLLDRYFAEFLADVSGLAGPVKERFYHLAARVSAALEDGHSCLPLTDEEIDFLAGNPLISDGGRTPLVLHNRRLYLHRYFQYESRLAEKIRDMAGISIESSNDNAMLGRYFDHPGPGPDWQREAAKVALARSLTIICGGPGTGKTTTVAKILALLHESGGQRDLTMALAAPTGKAAMRLSEAMSTSIARLNLPEGIQKALPTSACTLHRLLGVRRGSPQFRHNHDNPLGWDVVVVDEASMVDLAMMSKLVDAIKPGARLILLGDKDQLASVESGAVLGDCIRGLPENTVELRETYRFDTDIQQLASTINGADATAAWGLLTSASPVSRILPAEDLIGYISAAYARFMALVNSRLESMEIHQIFKQFHSFRVLCALHYGNHGVDAINRQVELALLRRGFPCRPEAWYPGRPVLITVNDYGLDLYNGDIGICLPSPENGELQVWFQGSDGGLRRYPPSRLADCKTVFAMTIHKSQGSEFDEVLVVLPEEDHRILSRELIYTAVTRAKKEVRLVAGKEIFSLALSRNIERASGLADWLGK is encoded by the coding sequence ATGAGTGACCGGATGTTTTCTCTCCTGGATCGCTATTTTGCAGAATTTCTTGCCGATGTATCCGGCCTTGCAGGACCGGTAAAGGAGCGCTTTTACCACCTGGCCGCCCGGGTTTCCGCCGCCCTTGAAGATGGCCATAGCTGCCTGCCCCTGACCGATGAGGAGATTGACTTTCTTGCCGGGAATCCTTTGATTTCCGATGGCGGCCGGACGCCGCTGGTGCTTCATAACCGCCGCCTCTATCTGCACCGCTACTTCCAGTACGAAAGCCGCCTGGCCGAAAAAATTCGCGACATGGCAGGAATATCGATTGAATCTTCAAACGATAATGCCATGCTCGGCAGGTATTTTGACCATCCGGGTCCGGGACCCGACTGGCAGAGGGAGGCGGCCAAGGTTGCCCTGGCAAGGTCTCTAACCATTATCTGTGGCGGGCCGGGAACCGGCAAGACCACAACGGTGGCTAAGATCCTCGCCTTATTACATGAATCGGGCGGTCAGCGCGACCTGACTATGGCCCTCGCCGCGCCCACCGGCAAGGCGGCAATGCGCCTCAGTGAGGCGATGAGCACAAGCATCGCCCGGCTGAATCTACCAGAAGGAATACAGAAAGCCCTGCCGACCTCAGCCTGCACCCTGCACCGCCTCCTCGGAGTCCGGAGGGGTTCGCCGCAGTTCCGCCATAATCATGATAATCCCCTGGGCTGGGACGTGGTGGTGGTTGACGAGGCATCGATGGTTGATCTGGCGATGATGAGCAAGCTTGTGGACGCCATCAAACCAGGGGCACGGCTGATTCTTCTTGGCGATAAGGACCAGCTGGCTTCGGTGGAGTCGGGGGCGGTGCTCGGCGACTGCATCCGGGGGCTGCCGGAAAATACCGTGGAATTGCGGGAGACCTATCGATTTGATACCGATATCCAGCAGCTCGCCTCCACCATTAATGGCGCTGATGCTACCGCCGCCTGGGGGCTGCTGACGTCGGCAAGCCCGGTGAGCCGCATCCTGCCGGCCGAAGACCTGATCGGCTATATCAGTGCCGCCTATGCACGGTTTATGGCCTTGGTTAATAGCAGGTTGGAATCCATGGAAATTCACCAAATATTCAAGCAGTTCCACAGCTTTCGGGTACTCTGTGCCCTGCACTACGGTAACCACGGGGTGGATGCCATTAATCGCCAGGTGGAACTGGCGCTTCTTCGCCGAGGCTTTCCCTGCCGACCGGAGGCCTGGTATCCCGGCAGGCCGGTATTGATCACCGTCAATGACTATGGCCTCGATCTCTACAACGGCGATATCGGTATCTGCCTGCCCAGCCCAGAGAATGGCGAACTGCAGGTCTGGTTTCAGGGCTCGGATGGTGGCCTGCGCCGCTATCCGCCATCTCGCCTGGCCGACTGCAAAACGGTTTTTGCCATGACCATCCATAAAAGCCAAGGCTCCGAGTTTGACGAGGTGTTGGTTGTCCTGCCCGAGGAAGACCACCGGATTCTCAGCCGGGAATTGATCTATACCGCCGTTACCAGGGCGAAAAAGGAAGTCCGGCTGGTTGCCGGAAAGGAGATTTTTTCTCTGGCCCTGTCGCGAAACATCGAGCGGGCAAGTGGTCTTGCCGATTGGCTCGGGAAATAA
- a CDS encoding FapA family protein, with product MARLKIFFRTEVMTLGDGEERQAFSVSQLMPRGAMLVALEGGGQTSAKQGNPADGEIELIPGDFVEFSADKLALLASAPGYPQLVRMKEGKGERIIVDVEPLFKISDDGWTAKMNLYPPLEGGDLPSLDELLEMLKNSGVRWGIREKNIAAAIAAVTIDKYPLKNQVVARGRLPVKGEDAWLRIAIAVGEQAGKEIGDGHMDFRERHLFIPVDKGQLLATKVPATAGLAGINVFGHELPQKPGKDLVLKTGDDIVFNAETGEIHAAIGGVLSVITDTCVKVTAKLVISGDIDFHTGNVASRDAVEISGSVKPGFKVTAGGDVVVGGSVESARVISQGNVVIRGGVMGDEAAIEAAGDVDVAVIDNGSIISKGSVRVARESYYAEIRCLRDIIYASKAKVVSSDLFAGGSITVNDVDTDTSPNSLLAAATMPERYARHFALLRTYHQAQAAVDAWHRRFGSDVVNEDLDELTEDLEDAKASLMAYNLVPGVNEHDRSGGLRYACRQRITINGIIQSGAVIRIGNIEATLKKVYVEGHFALNGDTGKLEFHSGSNSRLAMPVEQV from the coding sequence GTGGCGAGGCTGAAAATTTTTTTCCGTACCGAGGTGATGACTCTTGGTGATGGCGAGGAGCGTCAGGCCTTTTCCGTCAGTCAATTGATGCCCCGCGGCGCCATGCTGGTTGCCCTTGAAGGTGGAGGCCAGACCTCCGCTAAACAGGGAAACCCGGCAGATGGTGAGATTGAACTCATCCCAGGTGACTTCGTCGAGTTTTCCGCCGACAAGCTGGCCTTGCTTGCTTCAGCCCCCGGATATCCACAGCTGGTGCGGATGAAGGAGGGCAAAGGGGAAAGGATAATTGTCGATGTAGAACCACTTTTTAAGATCAGCGACGATGGCTGGACCGCCAAGATGAATCTGTATCCGCCGCTTGAGGGTGGCGATCTGCCGAGTCTTGATGAACTTCTGGAGATGCTTAAAAATTCCGGCGTTCGCTGGGGGATAAGAGAGAAAAACATAGCAGCCGCCATCGCTGCAGTTACAATCGACAAATATCCGTTGAAAAATCAGGTTGTCGCCCGTGGGCGCCTGCCGGTAAAAGGCGAAGATGCCTGGTTACGAATAGCTATCGCGGTAGGCGAGCAAGCCGGTAAGGAGATTGGTGACGGCCATATGGACTTTCGCGAACGGCACCTGTTCATCCCCGTCGATAAGGGCCAGCTTCTGGCTACCAAGGTTCCGGCGACCGCCGGTCTTGCCGGCATCAACGTCTTTGGCCATGAATTACCGCAAAAACCAGGCAAAGATCTGGTACTTAAAACCGGGGATGATATTGTCTTCAACGCCGAAACCGGGGAGATCCACGCCGCTATTGGCGGGGTGTTGTCGGTGATTACCGATACCTGTGTCAAGGTAACGGCCAAGCTGGTTATTTCCGGCGATATTGATTTTCACACCGGCAATGTTGCATCGCGCGATGCCGTTGAGATCAGTGGCTCGGTCAAGCCGGGTTTCAAGGTAACTGCCGGCGGTGATGTGGTGGTCGGCGGCAGTGTCGAGTCGGCCCGGGTAATCAGCCAGGGCAATGTTGTTATCCGAGGCGGGGTGATGGGGGATGAGGCCGCTATCGAAGCCGCTGGTGATGTCGATGTGGCGGTGATTGACAATGGCTCGATCATCAGCAAAGGTTCGGTGCGGGTAGCCCGTGAATCGTATTATGCCGAGATCAGGTGCCTGCGCGATATCATATACGCCTCGAAGGCCAAGGTGGTGAGTTCAGACCTTTTCGCCGGCGGGAGCATAACCGTCAACGACGTTGACACCGACACCAGTCCCAATTCACTGCTGGCCGCGGCAACTATGCCGGAACGGTATGCGAGGCATTTTGCGTTGTTAAGGACCTATCACCAGGCCCAGGCAGCCGTCGACGCCTGGCACCGGCGTTTCGGGTCGGACGTAGTCAATGAGGATTTGGACGAACTTACCGAAGACCTGGAGGACGCCAAGGCCTCGCTGATGGCTTACAATCTCGTGCCCGGCGTAAACGAACACGACCGGTCGGGTGGTCTACGCTACGCCTGCCGACAAAGAATTACCATAAACGGGATAATTCAGAGCGGGGCGGTCATTCGGATTGGCAATATCGAGGCAACGTTAAAAAAGGTTTATGTCGAAGGGCACTTTGCCCTCAACGGTGACACCGGAAAATTAGAATTTCACTCGGGCAGCAATAGCCGGCTGGCGATGCCGGTTGAGCAGGTATAA
- a CDS encoding CBS domain-containing protein, producing the protein MFVKQWMGTEVVTVAPNETVAAAEKLLKGHKIRRLPVVEEGILVGIISPHDLRKVMPSILDAEGAREEDFIADHTEIRTVMTSSPITVGPDDTLVEAIRKMRRNKVDGLPVIEDMKVVGILSITDILDAFLEIMTGGQPGTRLDLKIDHSPESFYKMVKVFQKQNKEVLALTQHYGYSADHHLVTVQIRESDNDELVDMLWKNGATVERITSVS; encoded by the coding sequence ATGTTCGTCAAACAATGGATGGGTACCGAGGTTGTCACTGTGGCGCCGAATGAGACTGTCGCCGCCGCCGAGAAATTGCTCAAGGGCCATAAAATCAGGAGATTACCGGTGGTTGAAGAGGGGATCTTGGTGGGTATTATCAGCCCCCATGATCTGAGAAAGGTAATGCCATCAATTCTTGATGCCGAGGGTGCAAGAGAAGAAGATTTTATTGCCGATCATACGGAAATACGGACGGTTATGACATCTTCGCCGATCACAGTCGGGCCGGATGATACCCTGGTCGAGGCGATCAGGAAGATGCGCCGCAATAAGGTTGACGGCTTACCGGTGATCGAAGACATGAAGGTTGTCGGCATCCTCAGTATAACCGATATCCTCGATGCCTTTTTGGAGATCATGACCGGCGGACAACCTGGAACCCGCCTTGATCTGAAAATCGATCATAGCCCCGAATCCTTTTATAAGATGGTCAAGGTTTTCCAAAAACAGAATAAAGAGGTCCTTGCCCTTACCCAGCACTACGGCTACAGCGCCGACCACCATTTGGTGACGGTGCAGATCAGGGAAAGCGATAATGATGAGCTTGTTGACATGCTGTGGAAGAACGGAGCGACGGTTGAACGGATTACCTCGGTGTCCTGA
- a CDS encoding dynamin family protein, with protein MNDQELQKQLQSKVKRKLEPLFAKYKMDFGGIDASLKWKPIVLIIGNYSSGKSTLINEFVGQDIQRTGQAPTDDSFTIITSDPGVSSAETPGSTLVNDENLPFGHFKQFGEKLISHICMKQIASPALENMAIIDSPGMLDATSENDRGYDYRTVLGEFAKIADLIVLMFDPHKAGTIRESYEVIRNTLPEKSGEHRIVFVMSRIDECDNLSDFTRSYGTLCWNMSQMTGRKDIPHIYLTYSPIVANLERIAKDWPQERDQLVEKIKKAPSFRINHILEDIDRQVNELQMVAEAVGEFLRRANTAFWKCANFTAGIAIILFLFGDVFFAGAFGYPDATLLASLKTGELAPTTLIVPGVLVMATLLLGSLVYSRIIFRWKLRKALANTSGLVVLGNDYRRNLWRKMEPKARQNLIGLKAGDLWSGYGRSLAKITNFLTYDLKMYYDKIIS; from the coding sequence ATGAACGATCAGGAACTGCAAAAGCAATTACAGTCCAAGGTGAAAAGAAAGCTCGAACCCCTGTTTGCCAAGTATAAAATGGACTTTGGCGGCATCGATGCCTCCCTGAAATGGAAGCCGATTGTCCTCATTATCGGCAACTATTCGTCGGGGAAATCCACTCTCATTAATGAATTTGTCGGACAGGATATCCAGCGGACCGGCCAGGCTCCAACCGACGATTCCTTCACCATCATCACTAGTGATCCTGGTGTATCGTCTGCGGAAACGCCCGGTTCGACCCTCGTTAATGACGAAAATTTGCCCTTCGGCCATTTTAAGCAATTTGGCGAAAAGCTCATCTCCCACATCTGTATGAAGCAGATTGCCAGTCCGGCACTTGAGAACATGGCGATCATTGATAGTCCGGGAATGCTCGACGCCACCAGCGAAAACGACCGGGGCTATGATTACCGGACGGTCCTTGGCGAGTTCGCCAAGATCGCCGACCTGATAGTGTTGATGTTCGATCCGCACAAGGCCGGTACCATCAGGGAATCGTACGAGGTCATCCGCAATACCCTGCCGGAAAAATCCGGGGAGCATCGCATTGTGTTCGTCATGAGCCGTATCGACGAATGCGACAATCTCAGTGATTTTACCCGTTCCTACGGTACCCTGTGCTGGAACATGTCGCAGATGACCGGCCGCAAAGATATCCCCCATATCTATCTTACCTATTCGCCCATTGTCGCCAATCTTGAGAGGATTGCCAAGGACTGGCCGCAGGAACGGGACCAGCTCGTTGAAAAGATCAAGAAGGCGCCGAGCTTTCGTATCAACCACATTCTTGAGGATATTGACCGCCAGGTCAATGAATTGCAGATGGTGGCCGAGGCGGTCGGGGAGTTTCTCCGGCGGGCGAACACCGCGTTTTGGAAATGTGCGAATTTTACCGCCGGGATCGCTATTATCCTGTTTCTTTTTGGGGATGTGTTTTTTGCCGGTGCCTTCGGCTATCCGGATGCAACACTCTTGGCATCCCTGAAAACCGGAGAGTTGGCACCCACCACACTGATAGTGCCGGGAGTTCTGGTTATGGCCACCCTGCTGCTTGGCTCCCTGGTATACAGCCGAATCATCTTTCGTTGGAAGCTGCGCAAGGCTCTTGCCAACACCTCCGGTCTTGTCGTCCTAGGTAATGATTATCGGAGAAATCTGTGGCGGAAGATGGAGCCTAAGGCACGGCAGAATCTCATTGGCCTCAAGGCCGGCGATTTATGGAGCGGGTACGGAAGAAGCCTGGCCAAGATCACCAACTTTCTCACCTACGATTTGAAGATGTACTACGACAAGATTATCAGCTGA